In the Variovorax sp. S12S4 genome, one interval contains:
- a CDS encoding DUF2840 domain-containing protein, which yields MQPRPSSAQSLPSAVVCPGTMRGRTRMRVSLAFVEHRVNVWLRFGRPARETILDRWRRVAIFEPDALCCRVKWIGNDYGTALWQLMVLQAPMPSDGAQRVAGVQPGARILLRADGVIQVKAVLAAIDAIEASGIDPCVVAVTYWRTVGNRLAARQPLPGYTAERHAAHLARGALR from the coding sequence ATGCAGCCGCGGCCGTCTTCTGCGCAGTCCTTGCCCTCAGCCGTCGTATGTCCGGGGACCATGCGCGGGCGTACCCGCATGCGCGTGTCATTGGCGTTCGTCGAGCATCGCGTGAACGTCTGGCTGCGCTTCGGTCGGCCGGCGCGCGAGACCATCCTCGATCGCTGGCGGCGCGTTGCGATCTTCGAGCCGGATGCGCTCTGCTGCCGCGTCAAGTGGATCGGCAATGACTACGGTACGGCGCTGTGGCAGCTGATGGTGCTGCAGGCGCCGATGCCGTCCGACGGCGCGCAGCGCGTTGCCGGTGTACAGCCGGGCGCGCGCATTCTGCTGCGCGCCGATGGTGTGATCCAGGTCAAGGCCGTGCTTGCGGCAATTGACGCGATCGAGGCCTCTGGCATCGACCCGTGCGTGGTGGCCGTCACCTACTGGCGTACGGTCGGCAACCGGCTGGCTGCGCGCCAGCCGCTGCCGGGCTACACCGCCGAGCGGCATGCGGCACATCTGGCGCGCGGGGCGCTGCGATGA
- a CDS encoding S26 family signal peptidase, giving the protein MTPRLLFACMGVGLAALCAPAVMPVGARDRVLVVYNPSDSVPRGWYRIGRLDSAASLHIGSIVLARLPADVAAFAAQRGYLPSGVPILKRIGALAPQSVCVCDQLVRIGGAVVASVRTHDGAHRPLQAWSQCRPLAVGELFLLGDANPASFDSRYFGPISVSAVLGVARPLWTWGGP; this is encoded by the coding sequence ATGACGCCGCGCCTGCTCTTCGCTTGCATGGGCGTCGGCCTGGCGGCGCTGTGCGCGCCGGCCGTCATGCCGGTGGGCGCGCGCGACCGCGTGCTCGTGGTCTACAACCCGAGCGACAGCGTGCCGCGCGGCTGGTACCGCATCGGCCGCCTGGACAGCGCAGCCTCGCTGCACATCGGCAGCATCGTGCTGGCACGGCTTCCGGCCGACGTGGCCGCCTTCGCGGCCCAGCGCGGCTACCTGCCGAGCGGCGTGCCGATCCTCAAGCGCATCGGCGCGCTTGCGCCGCAATCGGTGTGTGTTTGCGATCAGCTCGTGCGCATTGGCGGTGCCGTGGTGGCGAGCGTGCGAACGCATGACGGCGCGCATCGCCCGCTGCAAGCTTGGTCGCAATGCCGCCCCCTTGCTGTGGGCGAACTGTTCCTTCTTGGCGACGCAAACCCGGCATCGTTCGACAGCCGCTATTTCGGGCCTATCTCCGTGTCGGCGGTGCTTGGCGTGGCGCGACCTTTGTGGACCTGGGGTGGGCCATGA
- a CDS encoding chromosome partitioning protein ParB gives MTSRATSASPKRAPIGRRPAADPASAWVRRADEPAGAATATASVYTARLTIDVTPALRGKIKVIAFKRDVTAAEMLRELLEREYGGGEP, from the coding sequence ATGACGTCGCGGGCGACTTCCGCGTCGCCGAAGCGCGCGCCGATCGGCCGCAGGCCGGCTGCCGATCCGGCGTCGGCCTGGGTGCGGCGCGCCGACGAACCGGCGGGCGCGGCCACGGCCACGGCGTCGGTTTACACAGCGCGCTTGACCATCGACGTGACGCCGGCGCTGCGCGGAAAGATCAAGGTGATCGCGTTCAAGCGCGACGTCACTGCGGCCGAGATGCTGCGCGAGTTGCTGGAGCGCGAGTACGGTGGAGGTGAACCGTGA
- the parA gene encoding ParA family partition ATPase: MEVTRARDRAAQTTGSASDETTQAGQTAENRSPGSGPRPGKVIALLNQKGGAGKTTLATHLAGELAMQGGRVTLLDADPQGSALDWAQRRLQNGQQRLYGVFGLARDSLHQEAPQIASQADYVVIDGPPRVAALARSALLAADLVLIPVQPSAYDVWASHEMVQLVIEARVFRPQLRAAFVINRRVVGTVIGRDARAALADQPFAALRAEISQRIVFADSVAAGRLACEAAPTCAAAREIAALAQAVREMLR; this comes from the coding sequence ATGGAAGTCACGCGCGCGCGAGACAGAGCTGCTCAAACAACGGGCAGTGCTTCTGACGAGACAACCCAAGCAGGCCAGACGGCCGAGAACCGCTCGCCAGGCAGCGGGCCCCGGCCGGGCAAGGTGATCGCGCTGCTGAACCAGAAGGGCGGCGCGGGCAAGACGACGCTCGCCACGCATCTGGCCGGCGAGCTGGCGATGCAAGGCGGGCGTGTCACGCTGCTCGATGCCGATCCGCAGGGCTCGGCCTTGGACTGGGCGCAGCGGCGGCTTCAGAACGGGCAGCAGCGGCTGTACGGCGTCTTCGGGCTCGCGAGGGACTCGCTGCACCAGGAGGCGCCGCAGATCGCCTCGCAGGCCGACTACGTGGTCATCGATGGCCCGCCGCGGGTCGCGGCCCTCGCGCGCTCCGCATTGCTGGCCGCTGACCTCGTGCTGATCCCGGTGCAGCCCAGTGCCTACGACGTGTGGGCCAGCCACGAGATGGTACAGCTCGTGATCGAAGCGAGAGTGTTTCGACCGCAACTGCGCGCCGCTTTTGTGATCAACCGGCGTGTGGTGGGGACGGTCATCGGCCGCGACGCGCGTGCGGCGCTGGCCGATCAGCCGTTCGCCGCGCTGCGCGCCGAAATCTCGCAGCGCATCGTGTTCGCCGACAGCGTCGCTGCCGGGCGGCTCGCCTGCGAAGCGGCACCGACGTGCGCCGCGGCGCGCGAGATCGCTGCGCTGGCGCAGGCCGTGCGGGAGATGCTGCGATGA